The Bacillota bacterium LX-D genome includes a window with the following:
- the ssb gene encoding single-stranded DNA-binding protein, with amino-acid sequence MLNKVILIGRLTRDPELRYTANGVAVATFTLAVDRQYANQQGQREADFIRIVVWQKLAEVCANNLGKGRLVAVEGRLQVRSYDAADGQKRQVSEVVAENVRFLDWPKEGNKSGGTNFGNEPNLSTDFDLPGDDLPF; translated from the coding sequence AGGTTATATTAATCGGGCGCTTGACTAGGGACCCAGAACTGCGCTATACAGCTAATGGAGTAGCAGTGGCTACTTTTACCTTAGCCGTAGACAGACAGTATGCTAATCAGCAAGGACAACGCGAAGCTGATTTTATTCGCATTGTTGTGTGGCAAAAGCTAGCTGAGGTTTGCGCTAACAACTTAGGTAAGGGCCGTTTAGTTGCTGTGGAAGGCAGACTGCAAGTCAGGTCTTATGATGCAGCTGATGGGCAAAAAAGGCAAGTATCAGAAGTAGTTGCTGAAAATGTCAGGTTCCTGGATTGGCCTAAGGAAGGAAATAAAAGCGGTGGGACAAACTTTGGAAATGAGCCAAACCTTTCTACCGATTTTGACCTTCCCGGAGATGATCTTCCATTTTAA
- the rpsR gene encoding 30S ribosomal protein S18 produces MKRERRRSRKRVCSFCVDKVEGIDYKDVHKLKKYVTERGKILPRRITGNCAGHQRQLTTAIKRARHIALLPFTTAE; encoded by the coding sequence ATGAAACGTGAACGTCGTCGTTCCCGGAAACGCGTATGTAGTTTCTGTGTAGATAAAGTCGAAGGTATTGATTACAAAGATGTTCATAAGCTTAAAAAGTATGTGACTGAACGTGGGAAAATACTACCTAGAAGAATTACAGGTAATTGTGCCGGACATCAAAGGCAGCTAACAACAGCTATTAAAAGGGCTAGGCATATTGCTTTGTTGCCTTTTACAACAGCGGAATAA